Proteins encoded within one genomic window of bacterium:
- a CDS encoding ABC transporter permease, which produces LDQVSRFTSISGASLPTFVWGLLLLMIFYGHFGWLPPGRLSLNADLYVRGGTFHPYTGLMTVDALLNGQLWLLWDTVRHLILPVATLTYYLTAVLVRITRSSMLETLRTDYVRTARAKGLAERVVVDKHARRNALIPVITLGSLLFVGLLSGVVITETVFNYPGIGQWGVSASQQLDIPAVTGFALIFAGLLVIGNLCADVMYALVDPRIRLQ; this is translated from the coding sequence CTCGACCAGGTGAGCCGGTTTACCTCGATCAGCGGGGCGTCCCTGCCGACGTTCGTGTGGGGTCTCTTATTGTTGATGATCTTCTACGGGCACTTCGGCTGGCTGCCGCCGGGGCGGCTCTCGCTCAACGCGGACCTCTACGTCCGCGGCGGCACGTTCCATCCCTACACGGGTCTCATGACGGTCGACGCGCTGCTGAACGGCCAGCTGTGGCTGTTGTGGGACACGGTCCGGCACCTGATTCTGCCGGTTGCGACGCTCACGTACTACCTCACCGCGGTCCTCGTGCGCATCACCCGGTCCTCAATGCTGGAGACGCTCCGGACCGACTACGTCCGGACCGCCCGGGCCAAGGGTCTGGCGGAGCGCGTCGTGGTGGACAAGCACGCCCGGCGGAACGCGTTGATACCCGTGATCACTCTGGGCAGCCTGCTGTTCGTCGGCCTCCTCAGCGGCGTCGTCATCACCGAGACCGTGTTTAACTACCCCGGCATCGGGCAGTGGGGCGTCTCCGCGAGCCAGCAGCTGGACATCCCCGCTGTGACCGGGTTTGCCCTGATCTTTGCCGGCCTCCTCGTGATCGGCAACCTCTGCGCGGACGTCATGTACGCCCTCGTGGATCCGCGCATCCGCCTGCAGTGA
- a CDS encoding ABC transporter permease — protein MSIAHARPASLPAALRPKVGETGWHRTLRRFRSNPLSVLGAVIVAFFVVVALLAPFLAHPTERNPYMIPHSGYASDPRPPSPGHPFGTTEEQFDLFYGVVWGARTAFIVALSVVATAVAIALTLGSLSGFYGGPVDEAVMRVTDIFLAFPGLILTVVIVAVLGQSVRNAVIAIAVVEWPTYTRLLRGEFLRVRDMEYVQAARALGSRDLHTIARHVIPNTVYPLLILASLNMGGIVITFAALSFLGLGAPPGYADWGQLVSLSHNWIAGTAGDPFTYWYTLIVPGLAIFLFVLGWNLLGDAFRDVFDPRLQGSR, from the coding sequence GTGAGCATCGCCCACGCCCGTCCGGCCAGCCTGCCGGCGGCGCTGCGGCCGAAGGTCGGCGAAACCGGCTGGCATCGGACCCTCCGGCGCTTCCGGAGCAACCCGCTGTCGGTGCTGGGCGCGGTGATCGTCGCGTTCTTCGTGGTCGTCGCACTCCTCGCGCCGTTCCTGGCGCATCCCACCGAGCGGAATCCGTACATGATCCCGCACTCGGGGTACGCCAGCGATCCGCGGCCGCCCAGCCCGGGCCACCCCTTCGGCACGACCGAGGAGCAGTTCGATCTGTTTTACGGCGTCGTGTGGGGGGCGCGGACGGCCTTTATCGTCGCGCTGAGCGTCGTCGCCACCGCCGTCGCCATCGCGCTCACCCTCGGCAGTCTCAGCGGCTTCTACGGTGGCCCCGTCGACGAGGCGGTGATGCGGGTGACCGACATCTTCCTGGCCTTTCCGGGTCTCATTCTGACGGTCGTCATCGTCGCGGTGCTCGGCCAGAGCGTGCGGAACGCCGTGATCGCGATCGCCGTGGTGGAGTGGCCGACGTACACGCGTCTGCTGCGCGGCGAGTTTCTCCGCGTGCGCGACATGGAGTACGTGCAGGCGGCGCGGGCGCTGGGCAGCCGCGATCTGCACACGATCGCGCGCCACGTGATTCCCAATACCGTCTACCCCTTGTTGATTCTCGCGTCGCTCAACATGGGCGGCATCGTGATCACGTTCGCGGCGCTCTCCTTCCTCGGCCTCGGCGCGCCGCCCGGGTACGCCGACTGGGGCCAGCTGGTCAGCCTGTCGCATAACTGGATCGCGGGGACGGCGGGCGACCCGTTCACGTATTGGTACACGCTGATCGTGCCGGGTCTGGCGATTTTCCTGTTTGTGCTCGGGTGGAACCTGCTCGGGGACGCGTTTCGCGATGTCTTCGACCCGCGGCTCCAGGGGAGCCGGTAG